AGCATGCAAGCTTTAGTCTGTGGCTGGTTCGAAACATTTCGCTTAACACACTACAAAACAAGGCCTATCGAAGATTTGTAGCATTAACAGTGCAGCAACGACGCAGTTTGATTGCTTGTGTTAAAATCTTACTTTCGGTAAGATCAAAATTGTGTTAAAATCCTTCAGTAGATTTTCAACAATGAACTTTTAGTAAGATTCACTAACATTTCAGTACACTTTAAGTGAATTGTACCAGGAACAAACCTGTTCATGGCACCGCTCAGGTGCTCAAAACGGCTCATTTTGTCATTAACAAAGAGGACGCTCAGTTCATCTGTAGGATGTTAAACATTTGTTCGTCCATGTACTGAACACCTCAAACACGCTTGTATCACACCACCTGTCACATTTATAGAACAGGGTCGAGTCACTGCAGCAGGCGGGCCCAACATGGCGCTGAGTGAATGACCCAACTGGCATACCAACAATGTGTTTATAAAAAACTCTGCGTTGGGGGgcctgctgtcctctgtgccCCCTTCTGCCCTGGGTATCCCTGGAATTCATCTGTCTTTTGAAGCACTCACATTAAGAAGCAGTTTCTACAATTTCCGCCAATAATCAGCGACTGAGCTGACACCAGCAGAGACAAAGCTTGTGTGGGGACTGCTGGGTAAAAGTGCGATCCTATTTCCAGAACATTCTCTCCTGAGTTTAATGGCAGCCAGCGGCTTGTCTTATTGTAAACAGAGACTGTTGTCACAGGCCTTGCCTTGCTTTAAATCTAAATCGAGCTCATGGGTGACTGAGGGAGTGATTCTCCAGGAATCCGAAACAGGTGTCTAAGCTTGAGGATCTGCCTGCCAACGTGCAAGTCCCAGTCCCCAAAATCTGTCCAGCTCTTCCATATCAAGACTCGTTAATACTGAGACCATGTTACACCACCTCTGCTTTCATTGTGTTGCTTCAAATCTGCTGCCAAAATGAAAGAGCTAATATGTCGTTGTCAGATTAGAGTGAGGATCCTGAGAGACACGCAGCAAGGTGCAGTTGGTTTGTTTCATTGGTATCCAGGTAATGCTGTCTTTTGATTTGGCTggactgctgctttttaatCCTTTACTTTTTATGCTTTTGAATGGATTTACTTATGCACATGTATAGATGGCACTGTGTTTACAACTGGTGAAAGGTTCATTGAGTGAGAAGTTCTGGAGGGTCAGGAGTCCAAATTCCCTCAGTGAAACCCCAATCTGCTGAAAGAAATCTGACGAGCCACCAAAAAAGCTTAGAAAATGTTCCAAATATTTAATGATTTTGTTAAAATGAAACTGTTCAATTACAATTTCTTTGAACTTTTATCTCCCTAAATTTAGGTCTAAGGGCTGTTTCAAGTCCTTTTCCACTCTGCCAGAGACTCATTCCTGCTAAAACaatattcatttaattttttccccttttttttatctaaaaAGTCAATTTATAGATATTCAGTCTTAAACATTACAGAATGTTAACCCTCAAATTCTCATAAGTAAAACTGGGGACATGACCTCTatgtctgctgctgccctgCAAATGCATGCAGGTGCTAATATTGGAACAATTAATTTAGTTACTATTTTATTCCATGTGTTTTATATGCAATACGTCTTTAATTTATTCTCATTCTAATGATGTATTTGACCTATTGTGACCTATGTGCTCTATAAATTAGAAGAGCTATTTCTCACACTCATCTTCTGTTGGTTGCCACTGTGGAACATCGCGGGGTGGCTTCACTTTGACCTCCAGTCATTGATTATAAGCCATCACATTTACCAAAAGGAAATAAGTTGTTCTTCCCTTAAAGGCCCTGGTTCCCAGTGAACATGAAGAACATGTGTGCTCCTGGAAAAGTGGTTCAGTTTAGTTAAGACCTGTGACCGCAGCTTCCCCACTCACCTGACACTTCTACAAATCCGTCTCTCGTTTTGACGTTTAATTCCTCTGGTTTGAAGCTGTGGACGTTCACACAAACTTTCCAGGGCTCCCCGCCGGTGGTGATGGGTGAGCTCCGGGAGGAAGGCTCGCCGTACCTGCTGGTGTACAGCGTCGGGCCTCCCGTGGACTGACGCGAAGGGAAACCTGTGCGTAAACTGCTGCTGAAGGGCGACGGATTGAGACGCGTGCTGAGCCGACCCGGCCGAGCCCAGCCCGGCCAGTTCATCGCCAGATCGTCGGGGAAAGGTGGCATCCCAAAGTCATCGTCCATAAACGGCGATGCGAGCTGGTCCCTGAACGGAGACTGCTCTCTGAACGGTGACTCTCCAAACGGGTCCCTGGGAAACCTCTGCCGGCTTCCCATGGTGTAGAAGTCTCCCTCTGCCATGACCCGCTGAGATCAAGACCAGTTAAAGTTCTGTTTGTGCCAAGCAACCACGAAGGAAAAACTTTTTCTTAGCAAACTAGAGCTGCTTATGTCTGTGCGTGGTAATACTTTATGTCTTCTGGATTACGCGCATCACCGTTACGCAATCAGTCGCCCGTTGATCCTCCAACAGTCTCTTCTCTGCGCGCTGCCTTTCCTTGGACCTTAAAGGTAATTCTTCCTGGCTGTGGGTTTTTATACTGGACAGCGATTTCCCAGACGGTGAGTCGGCAGAGCAAGTGTCGGGAAAGTGCTGGGAGGGTCTGGAGAGAAGCGgcactgcaaaaaatatccaGCGAACAAGTTCCACAGAATCCTCAGATCTTTAAAGTAGGGGCTACTGGATTAAATAACGGCCTGCTCTCGTCCAAATCGACAGCTTCAGCTGTTTATCAGGATCAAAAAACAAGTTAAGACTTCAGTTGAGCCTAATTGGCTTGCTAATTTGGAAATTTCTTGCAGTGCAGGCGCAACAGCTGACCAGAGGCCAGCCTCCCTTTTACCAAATTAAGTTACTGTCCACATGTCACTCACAGAGTTGGAGGTCGCTCCTGTGGATGACTCACTGGCTTTTTAATAGAAAATCACGCAGAGCTTCAGGTCGAGCACTGATGTCACAgtacagataaaacaaaacagctaaGAAGTCAACTTTGTGAAGATGGTTTGCtgcgctgtgtgtgttcatcggTGTTCAGAACATCAAGCAAGACTGCAGGTGCGTTTTTATTTAgaacataattttatatagCTATTTCTAAACACGCAGTGAAAGGTAAGTTGATTTCATGAGGTTATGGCGAGGACAATTCACTTTCCAGGTGACATATTATTACTATGTGGAGTTCATACTGTGACGGCATGAAAAACATACTATGCTTTTGCAATATGCTGCTCATACGGAAAACATGGAGAGTATGCATAAtgtaacactgaaacactggcTCACTATTGCTATGTGACCTTGTTATTGGgaatttttaaaataacaaaagacaTGATCAGATCTCTAGCACA
This Chaetodon auriga isolate fChaAug3 chromosome 5, fChaAug3.hap1, whole genome shotgun sequence DNA region includes the following protein-coding sequences:
- the hspb8 gene encoding heat shock protein beta-8; this encodes MAEGDFYTMGSRQRFPRDPFGESPFREQSPFRDQLASPFMDDDFGMPPFPDDLAMNWPGWARPGRLSTRLNPSPFSSSLRTGFPSRQSTGGPTLYTSRYGEPSSRSSPITTGGEPWKVCVNVHSFKPEELNVKTRDGFVEVSGKHEEKQEEGGIVTKNFTKKIQIPVDVDPLTVFASLSPEGVLIIEARQTPPYYLFSNDGSQGGNTLEVEASKPQEAPLV